One Lucilia cuprina isolate Lc7/37 chromosome 4, ASM2204524v1, whole genome shotgun sequence DNA segment encodes these proteins:
- the LOC124419293 gene encoding protein AF-10-like — protein sequence MKEMVGGCCVCSDERGWPENPLVYCDGQNCTVAVHQACYGIVTVPTGPWFCRKCESQERSTRVRCELCPSRDGALKKTDNQGWAHVVCALYIPEVRFGNVTTMEPIILQLIPQERYGKNCYICQELGKPHRATVGACMQCNKSNCKQQFHVTCAQSLGLLCEEAGNYLDNVKYCGYCQHHYSKLKKGGNVKTIPPYKPIAHDTSSDSGSSPEKEIDSTMSTTASSTSATSIKITTNLTSSTSSSSKQRKSSNATKQSSSSSSTNMNASNLSSSTSLHNLSNAGASG from the exons ATGAAGGAGATGGTCGGCGGCTGTTGTGTATGTTCAGATGAGCGTGGTTGGCCCGAAAATCCGCTCGTATATTGTGATGGCCAAAATTGTACCGTTGCTGTGCATCAAGCTTGTTATGGCATCGTAACCGTGCCCACGGGTCCATGGTTTTGCCGAAAGTGTGAAAGTCAAGAGCGTTCAACGCGTGTCCGTTGTGAGTTGTGTCCCTCGCGAGATGGAGCACTTAAGAAAACAGATAATCAAGGATGGGCTCATGTGGTCTGTGCTTTGTATATACCGGAGGTTAGATTTGGTAATGTTACGACTATGGAACCCATTATACTGCAATTGATACCTCAGGAGAGGTATGGCAAAA ATTGTTATATATGTCAGGAATTGGGTAAACCACATCGCGCCACTGTCGGCGCCTGTATGCAGTGCAATAAATCTAATTGTAAGCAACAATTCCATGTCACGTGTGCTCAAAGTTTGGGCTTGCTTTGTGAGGAGGCTGGCAATTATTTGgataatgtaaaatattgtgGCTACTGTCAGCATCACTATagcaaattgaaaaaaggaGGTAATGTTAAGACTATACCACCCTATAAACCAATTGCACATGATACTTCCTCTGATTCGGGTTCATCACCAGAAAAGGAAATCGATTCAACCATGAGCACTACGGCATCTTCTACATCGGCTACCAGCATTAAAATCACTACAAATCTAACGTCATCGACATCGTCGTCGTCGAAACAACGAAAATCTTCGAATGCCACAAAACAGTCTTCATCGTCATCTAGTACGAATATGAATGCGAGTAATCTATCCTCATCCACTTCACTACATAATCTTAGTAATGCAGGAGCATCAGGTTAG
- the LOC124419294 gene encoding cell wall protein RBR3-like — MATNCEYIEENLKQQQKCGISNSASISSMTHEEKQDSTEKSPSKSSFSDTSSEVGSTSGGGGGGSGQSPSTLQKSKKLQNNGHLPFVPSIGDCVFEHAFEKSMDDLEHGGNDGYETDSETSLNGDHEEDPFKELTSSNSENLTCSTGLGSGPLRTFPKSNSFEYHSSSTDSDEDAEDGIIHAAINMSPKFCNSDIFQMRPYLMPFIERRRLSQCKEEEDEDEADKSPQPQGDQPPKFEKPIPAPPPPPPAKNKASAEKFKDLERLRQQFMHKIDSINTSNVDDIKTVTVTPEMSSPPPPPPIPPTILPPALINLLESAKSTTSLKTATTTASSLQTTPVSTNNQQPRSPSPETLIIKGKFTVTKAQETPELQQLRNEADKLKHLDSSTNAHTISFPSSFGGYSSVQGLFSQRYGSNKNTPVTPHLSKKFFDSSLVEIRTPTESTSSLNKLNLDVASKTGTNCDNSINISATQPATRTTSGTVVAGKKTEQREYPHLDDVWIKRSSESTPTSSITSVTSSTLPKKQYYTTDESAAESGLTTAVQSEDVSFCFCYHDTFCNKGKFQSFNTFLKIVDIPIYNLNQSLGFRLTYIQEYSVVYSQALSVGFSLHWSVVQSQNYSLVYSQFAIPAKWLKSAVGWPPVILCKQRCRLILSAQNLKPS; from the exons ATGGCCACAAATTGCGAATATATAGAGGAAAATTTAAAGCAACAGCAAAAATGTGGCATTTCCAATTCGGCCTCCATATCGAGTATGACACACGAGGAGAAACAGGATAGCACCGAGAAATCACCCAGTAAATCCTCATTTTCCGATACCTCCTCGGAAGTGGGCAGTACTAGTGGTGGTGGAGGAGGTGGTAGTGGGCAGAGTCCCAGTActttacaaaaatctaaaaaattacaaaataatggaCATTTGCCCTTTGTACCCTCCATAGGGGATTGTGTTTTTGAACATGCTTTTGAAAAGTCTATGGATGATTTGGAACATGGTGGCAATGATGGTTATGAAACCGATTCGGAGACTTCATTGAATGGAGATCATGAAGAAGATCCGTTTAAGGAATTAACCAGCAGTAATAGTGAAAATTTAACCTGTTCTACCGGTTTAGGTTCGGGTCCTCTTAGAACCTTTCCCAAATCAAATTCTTTTGAATATCACAGCAGTAGTACCGATTCGGATGAAGATGCTGAGGATGGTATTATTCATGCGGCCATCAATATGTCTCCGAAATTCTGTAATTCTGATATATTTCAAATGCGTCCCTATCTCATGCCATTTATAGAGCGCAGACGTTTGTCTCAGTGTAAAGAGGAGGAGGATGAAGATGAGGCGGATAAATCCCCACAGCCCCAGGGGGATCAACCTCCTAAATTTGAAAAACCTATACCTGCTCCCCCACCACCGCCACCTGCTAAAAATAAAGCCTCAGCGGAGAAATTTAAAGATTTGGAGCGTTTAAGGCAACAATTTATGCATAAGATTGATAGTATCAATACCAGCAATGTGGATGATATTAAAACGGTGACTGTTACCCCGGAAATGTCTTCCCCACCGCCTCCTCCGCCCATACCTCCCACTATATTGCCACCAGCCTTAATAAATCTACTCGAATCGGCCAAATCCACTACATCCCTTAAAACGGCAACAACCACTGCTTCCTCTTTACAAACAACTCCTGTTAGTACCAACAATCAGCAACCACGTTCCCCTAGTCCCGAGACTCTTATTATCAAGGGAAAATTTACGGTAACCAAAGCCCAAGAAACTCCCGAACTACAACAGTTACGTAATGAAGCCGATAAACTTAAACATTTAGACTCCTCCACCAATGCCCACACCATTAGTTTTCCCAGTAGTTTTGGTGGCTATTCCTCCGTTCAGGGTCTATTCTCTCAACGTTACGGCAGTAATAAAAATACGCCAGTTACCCCCCATTTATCTAAGAAATTCTTTGATTCTTCTCTCGTCGAAATACGTACACCCACCGAAAGTACATCGTcgctaaataaattaaatttagatgTGGCCTCTAAAACGGGGACTAACTGTGATAATAGTATTAATATCTCTGCCACTCAACCTGCAACAAGAACCACCTCAGGCACTGTGGTGGCTGGTAAGAAGACCGAACAACGTGAATATCCCCATTTGGATGATGTTTGGATAAAGAGATCTTCGGAATCGACACCAACATCGTCTATCACTTCGGTCACCAGCAGCACTTTACCAAAGAAACAGTACTATACCACAGATGAGAGTGCGGCAGAGAGTGGTCTTACAACGGCTGTTCAATCGGAAgatgtaagtttttgtttttgttatcatgatactttttgcaataaaggtaaatttcaaagttttaatACCTTTCTTAAGATTGTGGATATCCCAATCTATAATCTTAATCAAAGTCTAGGGTTTCGTCTAACCTATATTCAGgaatatagtgtagtctatagtcaagcatTAAGTGTAGGCTTTAGTCTACACTGGTCTGTAGTCCAAAGccagaactatagtctagtctatagtc AATTTGCTATACCTGCCAAATGGCTGAAATCGGCGGTAggctggccgccggtaataCTCTGCAAGCAGCGCTGCCGTCTaattctttcggctcaaaaccTTAAGCCGTCTTAA